A stretch of DNA from Thermodesulfovibrionales bacterium:
TTCTGAACTCGCAGCCCGAAACGATGGGTGCTATCCGCTCGAGCCTGTCGGGGTAAGCGATGACGGCGCTTAAGAGGAGAACCTCCTCGTCATAGGAGCACGCCCTCACTGACAGACGGGAAGACGATGGGTTGATCCTCGTTCTTTCTCCCAATTTCTTCCCGAGTCTCATCATCTCTTCTCTTACGACTGTCTCGCGGATGCCCGACCTTTCCGAAAGCTCCCGAATGAGGTCCTCCCTCATGATCGCGTCACCCGCCGCCGAGATAATTTCGAGGGTCTCGCGAACCGTCTCGGTCTTGTCTTTTCCCGTCAACCCGAGGAGAAAATCGACGACGGAGCGCGACGCAGCGAGGAGCTTCCCGAAGGGCACCGCGCCGTGCTTTCTCAGGAAACTGTCGGGGTCTTCCCTCTCGGGCAGGAGGAGTATCTTTGCCCCGAATCCCTGCTCAAGGAGAAGAGGGACCGACCTCTTCGCGGCTGCTATCCCTGCCTCGTCGCCGTCGAATACGAGGATGGTTTTCTTTGTGAATCTTTTCAATTTTTGAAGATGACCCGGCGTCAGCGCGGTGCCGAGGGGCGCCACCGTGTTGATGAACCCGTATTGGTGGCAAAGAATGACATCGAAATATCCTTCGGCTATGAGGGCGTATCCCTTCTCCCTGATGCCGCTCTTTGCATGGTTGAGCCCGTAGAGGGTCTCTCCTTTCTTGAAGAGCGGGGTGTCAGGAGAGTTCAGGTACTTCGGCTGGGATTCGTCCATCACCCTTCCGCCGAAGGCGATGATCTCCCCCTGGACATCGGCAATCGGAAAGATGATCCTGTCCCTGAAGGTATCGTAGATGCCCTTCTCCCCGGAAGACGCTATCCCGGACTGGAGGATGAGGGTTTCAGAGAAGCCTTTCCGTCTGAGCGATCTCGAAAGGAGATGCCAATCCTTTGCAGCATAGCCGAGGGAGAAGGTTCTTACCGTATCATCGGCAATCCCCCTCCGCTTTAGATACGATAATGCGGTCTTTGACGCTTTCAGGTGCTCCGCAAAGACTTTCGACGCCTCCCTGAGCAGTCCGACGAGTTTCTCTTTCGTGTCGTCCTGCCTGCCCGGGGAGGAAAATTCTTTCGGATCCAGGCCCGCCTTCTTTGCAAGAAGTTTCAGGGACTCGGGAAAGGAGACGTTCTCGTACTTCATGATGAAACCGATACTGTCCCCCCCTGCGTTGCAGCCGAAGCAGTGAAATATCTGTTTTTCGGGATGTACCATGAACGATGGCGTTTTTTCTGCATGGAACGGACAGAGACCCTTGAAGTTCTGGCCCGAACGTTTCAGTTCGATATAGTCCGATACCACGTCGACGATATCGAGCCGCGCCCTTATCGCATCAATGAGTTTCTCAGTCTTCATTTGAACGGCCGGTACGAGAACATGTTACGAAACAACGGTCAGGCAGGAGCAGGTAATCTGCTGAAACGCCTGAATCCGGAACACTCCGATATTTCGAAGGGAGCTGCGATACCGCGCACTAACTCATCGAGAAGGAGATTCAGACCGAGGCTGTCACTCGATATATGCCCTGCGATGACAACATTGAGATGGTTCTTTTCGGCCTCTTTCCGATGTTCTTCGCTGAGGTGCATAGCCACAACGGTGTTGATCCCGCTCGATGCCATGCTCTCGAATATTTCCTTGGATCCTTCGGTGCCGCCGGTCATATCCACGAATATGCGGCCTGCCTTCCTCTTCTGCGACCCGATGAGAATCTGCGGTCCTGCGCCGTTGCGGGCAGCCTCCCGGTATTCGAAGATACCCTTGAGGATATCCATAACGTCAGCAATGGTATATGGTTTTTCTTCGTCGAATCTCCCCTGCAGATAGGTTGCGACCATGTTATCGGCGGGCGTGTGGAGGCAGATGAAAGGTATTCCGAGGAGTCTCGCAGCGTCAACGGTCCTTGTATGGTTGACGGGCAGGAGTTTCCGCTCAACCTCCTTGATCCTCCCCTCCATGAGGTCTTCCGCGGTGCTGATCGGGATACCGTATCTG
This window harbors:
- the dnaG gene encoding DNA primase; its protein translation is MKTEKLIDAIRARLDIVDVVSDYIELKRSGQNFKGLCPFHAEKTPSFMVHPEKQIFHCFGCNAGGDSIGFIMKYENVSFPESLKLLAKKAGLDPKEFSSPGRQDDTKEKLVGLLREASKVFAEHLKASKTALSYLKRRGIADDTVRTFSLGYAAKDWHLLSRSLRRKGFSETLILQSGIASSGEKGIYDTFRDRIIFPIADVQGEIIAFGGRVMDESQPKYLNSPDTPLFKKGETLYGLNHAKSGIREKGYALIAEGYFDVILCHQYGFINTVAPLGTALTPGHLQKLKRFTKKTILVFDGDEAGIAAAKRSVPLLLEQGFGAKILLLPEREDPDSFLRKHGAVPFGKLLAASRSVVDFLLGLTGKDKTETVRETLEIISAAGDAIMREDLIRELSERSGIRETVVREEMMRLGKKLGERTRINPSSSRLSVRACSYDEEVLLLSAVIAYPDRLERIAPIVSGCEFRNQSVGDIFSKLISGGGGGSVEALLPSLNDEEKALVTLLTVSPGFDRETVDKNIEDCVRRIKARKDDDRLKQVHERIKQAEISADSEMLNALLPEWQKLIKEAR
- a CDS encoding NGG1p interacting factor NIF3 yields the protein MNLRQLYDRAIAIGMENDPRGRETILRDLEAKKKDYDALKEDEKGVFDPETLRHPYADSRMLNGTGEEEITGILVGIDIEVGELLLFDRLKEKGMKVDLVAAHHPGGRAYAKLYDVMRMQSDILHRYGIPISTAEDLMEGRIKEVERKLLPVNHTRTVDAARLLGIPFICLHTPADNMVATYLQGRFDEEKPYTIADVMDILKGIFEYREAARNGAGPQILIGSQKRKAGRIFVDMTGGTEGSKEIFESMASSGINTVVAMHLSEEHRKEAEKNHLNVVIAGHISSDSLGLNLLLDELVRGIAAPFEISECSGFRRFSRLPAPA